A genome region from Clostridium pasteurianum includes the following:
- the tilS gene encoding tRNA lysidine(34) synthetase TilS yields MIKEVINTIKKNSMIQKKDRIVVAVSGGPDSMCLLHLLYRLREKFDISICAAHVNHCLRGKAADEDEEFVRKFCEKSGIQFYVKRVDVNKIAHEKKISSELAGREARYNFFEEVRKKFKANKIAIAHNANDQAETILMRIIRGTGTEGIKGIRPVRDGYYIRPLIETKRSLIEKYCKDERLMPRIDCTNLQRDYSRNKIRLDLIPYIVKNFNEDVVGSLDRLGELVTIDDNYLEKVAESKYKLYCNECEKKVIITKEAFLNDMAILSRIIRMAVLHLAKSTYNLEKKHIDSIVECQKNETGKKIDLPLNIRAYNDYGNICLKLKCDETHKNQNEYELNIGHENFIPQENLSIMIKLIHDTKDINLKENKYIKYFDADKAGDNIIVRYRANGDKFMPLGMKNNKKLKDIFIDLKIPREERKKIPLICFGGEIAWITGFKISEKFKINKNTKKILEIKIEREE; encoded by the coding sequence TTGATAAAGGAAGTTATCAATACTATAAAAAAAAATTCAATGATTCAAAAAAAAGATAGAATAGTGGTTGCAGTTTCAGGAGGACCAGATTCTATGTGCCTTTTGCACCTATTATATAGATTAAGAGAAAAATTTGATATATCTATTTGTGCAGCACATGTAAATCATTGTCTTAGAGGAAAAGCTGCTGATGAAGATGAAGAATTTGTGAGAAAATTTTGTGAAAAATCGGGCATACAATTTTACGTTAAAAGAGTAGATGTAAATAAGATTGCTCACGAAAAGAAGATATCATCAGAATTAGCAGGTAGGGAAGCACGGTATAATTTTTTTGAAGAAGTGCGCAAAAAGTTTAAGGCTAATAAAATAGCTATTGCACACAATGCTAACGATCAAGCAGAGACAATACTCATGAGAATAATAAGGGGAACAGGCACGGAGGGCATTAAAGGAATAAGACCTGTTAGAGATGGTTATTATATAAGACCTCTTATTGAAACCAAAAGATCATTAATAGAAAAGTATTGCAAAGATGAGAGACTTATGCCTAGAATAGATTGTACAAATCTTCAAAGAGACTACAGCAGAAATAAGATTCGCTTAGATTTAATACCATACATTGTTAAAAATTTTAATGAAGATGTGGTAGGTTCATTGGATAGGTTGGGTGAACTTGTTACTATCGATGATAATTATTTAGAAAAGGTTGCAGAATCAAAATATAAGTTGTATTGTAATGAATGTGAAAAAAAGGTTATAATAACAAAAGAGGCATTTTTAAATGATATGGCAATATTATCTAGAATAATTAGAATGGCTGTACTTCATTTGGCTAAAAGTACATATAATCTTGAAAAAAAGCACATTGATAGCATTGTGGAGTGCCAGAAAAATGAAACGGGAAAGAAAATAGATCTTCCTTTAAACATTAGAGCTTATAATGATTATGGTAATATATGTCTAAAACTAAAATGTGATGAAACGCATAAGAATCAAAATGAATATGAACTTAATATAGGTCACGAAAATTTTATACCTCAAGAAAACCTTAGTATTATGATTAAATTAATTCATGACACAAAAGATATAAATTTAAAGGAAAATAAATATATAAAATACTTTGATGCTGATAAAGCGGGAGATAATATAATCGTTAGATATAGAGCTAATGGTGATAAATTTATGCCCCTTGGTATGAAGAACAATAAAAAACTAAAAGATATATTTATAGATTTAAAAATACCTAGAGAAGAAAGAAAAAAAATTCCTCTTATATGTTTTGGTGGTGAAATAGCTTGGATAACAGGGTTTAAAATAAGTGAAAAATTTAAGATAAATAAAAACACTAAAAAAATATTAGAAATAAAAATTGAAAGAGAGGAATAA
- the hpt gene encoding hypoxanthine phosphoribosyltransferase has translation MREDIKEVLLDEEKINEKVKELGKKISEDYKGKDLLLVGILKGSVVFMGNLLKYIDIPCSIDFMSVSSYGNNTSTSGVVKVRKDLDSDVKGKDILIVEDIIDSGVTLKYLMGHIKEREPNSVEIITMLNKPERRKVEMDVKYTGFIVPDYFLVGYGLDYAEKYRNLPYVGILKDEIYE, from the coding sequence ATGAGAGAAGACATTAAGGAAGTACTACTGGATGAAGAAAAAATAAATGAGAAAGTAAAGGAACTTGGCAAGAAGATAAGTGAAGATTACAAAGGTAAGGATCTTTTACTTGTCGGTATTTTAAAGGGTTCTGTTGTTTTTATGGGGAACCTTTTAAAATATATTGACATTCCTTGTTCTATAGATTTCATGTCAGTTTCAAGTTATGGAAATAATACATCCACATCTGGAGTTGTTAAAGTACGTAAGGACTTAGATAGTGACGTAAAAGGAAAAGACATTTTAATAGTTGAAGACATAATTGATTCGGGTGTAACGCTTAAATATTTAATGGGACATATTAAAGAGAGAGAACCGAATAGTGTGGAAATTATTACGATGCTTAATAAACCAGAAAGAAGAAAAGTGGAGATGGATGTAAAATATACAGGATTTATAGTACCTGACTATTTTTTGGTTGGTTATGGACTTGACTACGCAGAAAAATATAGAAATCTTCCTTATGTGGGAATATTAAAGGATGAAATATACGAATAA
- the ftsH gene encoding ATP-dependent zinc metalloprotease FtsH → MKKFSSATVWIVVFVVVVFTILMLVQGGKATNTIGFDQFQKQYIENNVKSFEMKDDKMTVDGKYKDGSSFETIVPLERLNQFLADHPNNGEIGESYAAPANIPAWVSWMPTIIMILAMVVILVMFMQQTQGGAGGKGVMGFGKSRAKMSSPDDLKQKVTFADVAGADEEKGELEEIVDFLKQPKKYIEMGARIPKGVLLVGPPGTGKTLLAKAVSGEAGVPFFSISGSDFVEMFVGVGASRVRDLFEQAKKNSPCIIFIDEIDAVGRQRGAGLGGGHDEREQTLNQLLVEMDGFGVNEGIIILAATNRPDILDHALLRPGRFDRQILVGAPDVKGREEILKVHSKNKRLDDSIKLDVLAKRTPGFTGADLENLMNEAALLAVRNKKPLIGMEELEEATTRVIAGPEKKSRVISEEDRKITAYHEAGHAVLMELLPNSDPVHQISIVPRGMAGGYTMHLPEKDSSYMSKNKLKDEMVGLLGGRIAEKLVIGDISTGAKNDIDRATSIARKMVMEYGMSEELGTITFGKDQDEVFLGRDLGTNRNFSEEIAAKIDNEVKRLIDEAYDRAETLLKGNMPKLDAVAQALLEKEKLEADEFKEIFENS, encoded by the coding sequence GTGAAAAAATTTTCTAGTGCTACGGTCTGGATTGTAGTGTTTGTAGTGGTCGTTTTTACCATTTTAATGTTAGTTCAAGGTGGTAAAGCTACTAATACCATAGGTTTTGATCAATTTCAAAAACAGTATATTGAGAATAATGTAAAAAGTTTTGAAATGAAAGACGATAAAATGACAGTTGATGGTAAATATAAAGATGGTTCATCTTTTGAAACTATCGTGCCTTTAGAAAGACTTAATCAATTTTTAGCCGATCATCCTAATAATGGTGAGATTGGTGAGTCATATGCAGCACCAGCCAATATACCTGCATGGGTAAGTTGGATGCCCACTATAATAATGATTTTAGCCATGGTTGTAATACTTGTGATGTTTATGCAGCAGACACAAGGTGGCGCCGGTGGTAAAGGTGTAATGGGCTTTGGAAAAAGTAGAGCAAAAATGTCTTCTCCTGATGATTTGAAACAGAAAGTTACATTTGCTGATGTTGCTGGAGCAGATGAAGAAAAGGGAGAACTTGAAGAAATAGTTGATTTCCTTAAGCAACCAAAAAAATATATTGAAATGGGAGCAAGAATACCAAAAGGCGTTCTTCTTGTTGGTCCTCCTGGAACTGGTAAGACCCTTTTAGCAAAAGCAGTTTCAGGTGAGGCAGGAGTGCCATTTTTCAGCATATCAGGTTCTGATTTCGTTGAGATGTTTGTAGGTGTAGGAGCTTCTAGAGTAAGAGACTTATTTGAGCAGGCTAAAAAGAATTCTCCGTGTATAATATTTATAGATGAAATAGATGCGGTTGGAAGACAAAGAGGTGCAGGCCTTGGTGGAGGTCATGATGAAAGAGAGCAAACTCTTAATCAGCTTCTTGTTGAAATGGATGGCTTTGGTGTAAATGAAGGTATAATAATACTTGCAGCTACCAATAGACCTGACATATTAGACCATGCATTATTAAGACCAGGAAGATTTGACAGACAGATTTTAGTTGGAGCGCCTGATGTTAAGGGTAGAGAAGAAATACTTAAAGTCCATTCTAAAAATAAGCGCTTAGATGATTCTATAAAACTTGATGTACTTGCTAAAAGAACACCTGGTTTTACAGGAGCAGATCTTGAAAACTTGATGAATGAAGCTGCTCTTTTGGCAGTAAGAAATAAAAAACCTTTAATAGGAATGGAAGAACTCGAGGAAGCAACTACTAGAGTTATTGCAGGACCTGAAAAGAAGAGTAGAGTAATAAGTGAAGAGGATAGAAAAATCACTGCATACCATGAGGCAGGTCATGCTGTATTAATGGAACTTTTGCCTAATTCAGATCCAGTTCATCAAATAAGTATAGTTCCTAGAGGTATGGCAGGTGGATATACAATGCATCTTCCTGAAAAGGATAGTTCGTATATGTCCAAAAATAAGCTTAAAGATGAAATGGTTGGTCTTCTTGGTGGAAGAATAGCTGAAAAATTGGTTATTGGCGATATAAGTACTGGTGCTAAAAATGATATAGATAGAGCTACTAGTATAGCTAGAAAAATGGTTATGGAATATGGAATGAGTGAAGAGCTTGGAACCATAACTTTTGGAAAAGATCAAGATGAAGTATTTCTTGGCAGAGATCTTGGTACTAACAGAAACTTCAGTGAGGAAATCGCAGCTAAGATTGATAACGAAGTTAAGAGATTAATTGATGAGGCTTATGATAGAGCTGAGACACTGTTAAAAGGAAATATGCCTAAACTTGATGCTGTAGCTCAAGCTTTACTTGAAAAAGAAAAACTTGAAGCTGATGAATTTAAGGAAATATTTGAGAACAGTTAA
- a CDS encoding formate--tetrahydrofolate ligase, translating into MKTDIEIAQEAEMKPISKIAEKIGLGEDDIDLYGKYKCKISLDVLKKNASKKDGKLILVTAINPTPAGEGKSTVTVGLGEALCQMKKNAVIALREPSLGPVFGIKGGAAGGGYAQVVPMEDINLHFTGDMHAITSANNLLCAAIDNHIHQGNKLRIDQRRIVFKRVMDMNDRALRSIVVGLGGKVNGFPREDGFMITVASEIMAILCLATNLMDLKERMGKILVAYDLDGNPVYAKDLNVQGAMALLMKDAIKPNLVQTLENTPAIIHGGPFANIAHGCNSILATKMALKLGDYVVTEAGFGADLGAEKFLDIKCRYGKLSPDCVILVATIRALKHHGGAAKEDLNKPSVEVLKKGLSNLGKQIENLKKYGVPVVVAINKFITDSDEEVKCIENYCAEKGVKVALTEVWEKGGKGGIDLANKVLDTLNTEKSNFKYLYDEKLSIKEKMNVISKEIYGADGVEYSTQANKQIKELEKFNLDKLPICVAKTQYSLSDNPALLGAPKNFNINVKEVRVSNGAGFVVVQTGNIMTMPGLPKAPAANKMDIFDDGSIVGLF; encoded by the coding sequence ATGAAAACTGATATTGAAATAGCTCAAGAAGCTGAAATGAAACCTATCTCTAAAATTGCGGAGAAAATTGGTTTGGGGGAAGATGATATTGATTTATATGGTAAATATAAATGTAAAATATCATTGGATGTATTAAAGAAAAATGCAAGTAAAAAAGATGGAAAATTGATACTAGTTACAGCAATAAATCCTACACCAGCAGGAGAAGGAAAATCAACAGTTACAGTAGGACTTGGAGAGGCTTTATGCCAAATGAAAAAAAATGCTGTAATTGCACTTAGAGAACCTTCACTTGGACCAGTTTTTGGTATTAAAGGAGGAGCAGCTGGAGGAGGATATGCTCAAGTAGTTCCTATGGAAGACATAAATCTTCATTTTACAGGAGACATGCATGCAATTACATCTGCTAACAATTTGCTTTGTGCCGCTATAGATAATCATATTCATCAGGGGAATAAGCTTAGAATAGATCAAAGAAGAATAGTATTTAAGAGAGTTATGGATATGAATGATAGAGCTCTTAGAAGTATAGTTGTTGGTCTTGGCGGAAAAGTTAATGGCTTTCCAAGGGAAGATGGATTTATGATAACTGTTGCTTCTGAAATAATGGCTATACTTTGTTTAGCAACTAATCTCATGGATTTAAAAGAAAGAATGGGAAAAATATTAGTAGCTTATGATCTTGATGGCAATCCAGTATATGCTAAAGACTTAAATGTTCAAGGTGCTATGGCATTATTAATGAAGGATGCAATAAAACCAAATCTTGTTCAAACTCTTGAGAATACTCCAGCAATAATTCACGGTGGACCATTTGCAAACATAGCCCATGGATGTAACAGTATTTTGGCTACTAAAATGGCATTAAAACTTGGAGACTATGTTGTTACAGAGGCAGGTTTCGGTGCAGACTTAGGAGCTGAAAAATTCCTTGACATAAAATGTAGATATGGAAAATTAAGCCCGGATTGTGTAATATTAGTTGCAACAATAAGGGCACTTAAACATCACGGTGGTGCTGCAAAAGAAGATTTAAATAAACCAAGTGTAGAAGTTCTTAAAAAGGGTCTTTCAAATCTTGGGAAACAAATAGAAAATCTTAAAAAATATGGAGTACCAGTAGTTGTAGCTATAAATAAGTTTATAACAGATAGTGATGAAGAAGTAAAATGCATTGAAAATTACTGTGCAGAAAAAGGAGTAAAAGTAGCTCTTACAGAAGTTTGGGAAAAGGGCGGAAAAGGTGGAATTGATCTTGCTAATAAAGTTCTTGATACCTTAAATACTGAAAAGAGTAACTTCAAATATTTGTATGATGAAAAATTAAGCATAAAAGAAAAAATGAATGTTATATCTAAAGAGATATATGGTGCTGATGGAGTTGAATATTCAACTCAAGCAAATAAACAAATAAAAGAACTTGAGAAATTCAATCTTGATAAACTTCCAATATGCGTCGCAAAGACACAGTATTCACTATCAGATAATCCGGCTCTTTTAGGAGCACCAAAGAATTTTAATATAAATGTTAAAGAAGTAAGAGTATCAAATGGAGCAGGATTTGTCGTAGTTCAAACTGGAAACATTATGACTATGCCAGGACTCCCTAAAGCTCCAGCTGCAAATAAAATGGATATATTTGATGATGGTTCTATAGTAGGATTATTCTAA
- a CDS encoding type III pantothenate kinase, producing MILVLDVGNTNIVLGIYDDKNLIAEWRLSTDVLRSADEYGIQVMSLFNHDKLDPQMVEGVIISSVVPNAMYSLEHMIRKYFKISPVIVGPGIKTGINIKYDNPREVGADRIVNAVAAHEIYKRSLIIIDFGTATTFCAVRENGDYLGGAICPGIKVSSEALFEKAAKLPRVELIKTKHLICKNTISSMQAGIVYGYIGQVKYIVEKMKSELESMGEKEPLVIATGGLAKLISDETENVNIVNPFLTLEGLRIIYEKNRVKVI from the coding sequence GTGATTTTAGTTTTAGATGTTGGAAATACTAATATAGTATTAGGAATTTATGATGATAAAAATCTTATAGCTGAATGGAGACTGTCTACGGATGTCTTGAGATCTGCAGATGAGTATGGAATTCAAGTTATGAGTTTATTCAATCATGATAAACTTGATCCCCAAATGGTAGAAGGAGTAATTATTTCATCAGTTGTTCCTAATGCCATGTATTCTCTAGAGCATATGATAAGAAAATATTTTAAGATAAGTCCAGTAATTGTAGGACCTGGAATTAAAACTGGAATTAATATAAAATATGATAATCCAAGAGAAGTTGGAGCAGATAGAATAGTAAATGCAGTGGCAGCACATGAAATTTACAAGAGATCTCTTATTATAATAGATTTTGGTACAGCAACTACTTTTTGTGCAGTTAGGGAAAATGGAGATTATTTAGGAGGGGCTATATGTCCTGGAATAAAGGTATCTTCAGAAGCTCTTTTTGAAAAAGCAGCAAAGCTTCCTAGAGTCGAACTTATAAAGACTAAGCATTTAATCTGCAAAAATACTATATCAAGTATGCAGGCAGGCATTGTTTATGGATACATAGGTCAAGTAAAATATATTGTTGAGAAGATGAAATCAGAATTAGAAAGTATGGGAGAAAAAGAACCTCTTGTAATTGCAACTGGTGGACTTGCAAAACTTATAAGTGATGAGACAGAAAATGTAAATATCGTAAATCCGTTCTTAACATTGGAGGGACTTAGGATAATATACGAAAAGAACAGGGTTAAGGTGATCTAA
- the dusB gene encoding tRNA dihydrouridine synthase DusB encodes MKICDFTLNGNVFLAPMAGVTDVVYRKICRNMGADLAYTEMVSAKALYYGSENTEELMTISDEEKYAAVQMFGSEPDIMAKACDIFNKDDKICIIDINMGCPAPKIVKNGDGSALMKSPKLAYDIVKAVKSATFKPVTVKFRKGFDKDNINAVEFAKVLEEAGADIITIHGRTREQMYEGKADWDIIKDVKKAVNIPVVGNGDIFSGEDAVKMLNYTNCDGVMVARGAMGNPWIFREIKDAINSRKIVKPTPEEKINMCIFQYKEEIKYHGEKKAVREMRKNIAWYIKGLKDCTEVKCLVNTENSGDKVINILEEYKRNFV; translated from the coding sequence ATGAAAATATGCGATTTTACGCTTAATGGGAATGTATTCTTGGCACCTATGGCAGGGGTTACAGATGTGGTATACAGAAAGATATGCAGAAACATGGGAGCAGATCTCGCTTATACAGAAATGGTAAGTGCGAAGGCTCTTTATTATGGCAGTGAAAATACCGAGGAACTTATGACCATATCGGATGAAGAAAAATATGCAGCTGTACAAATGTTTGGTAGTGAGCCTGACATAATGGCTAAGGCATGTGACATTTTTAATAAGGACGATAAAATTTGCATAATAGATATAAATATGGGATGTCCTGCACCTAAAATAGTTAAAAACGGTGATGGATCAGCTCTTATGAAAAGTCCTAAATTAGCGTACGATATAGTAAAAGCAGTTAAAAGCGCAACTTTTAAACCTGTAACTGTAAAATTTAGAAAAGGCTTTGATAAAGATAACATTAATGCGGTTGAATTTGCTAAAGTATTAGAGGAAGCAGGTGCTGATATAATAACTATTCATGGCAGAACAAGAGAGCAAATGTACGAAGGCAAGGCAGATTGGGATATAATAAAAGATGTAAAGAAAGCTGTAAATATACCTGTAGTTGGAAACGGAGATATATTTTCAGGCGAAGATGCAGTAAAGATGCTTAATTATACTAATTGTGATGGTGTAATGGTAGCCAGAGGAGCTATGGGAAATCCGTGGATATTTAGGGAAATCAAAGATGCTATAAATTCAAGGAAAATTGTAAAACCTACCCCTGAAGAAAAAATTAATATGTGTATATTTCAGTATAAAGAGGAAATAAAATATCATGGTGAAAAAAAAGCAGTACGTGAAATGAGGAAGAACATAGCATGGTATATAAAAGGCTTGAAAGACTGTACTGAAGTGAAATGTCTCGTAAATACTGAAAATAGCGGTGACAAGGTTATAAATATACTTGAAGAATATAAAAGAAATTTTGTATAA
- the greA gene encoding transcription elongation factor GreA, with product MDQGKKYVITYEGVRKLEEELEYLKTTKRKEIREKIKLALSFGDLSENSEYDEAKNDQAFVEGRIVQIENMLKNANVIDESDLKSGIVGVGSKVTVKDYQFDEEIEFSIVGSAEADPVENKISNESPVGSTLIGKKVGDEIEVNVPDGVDKYKILAIK from the coding sequence ATGGATCAAGGGAAGAAGTATGTTATTACCTATGAAGGGGTAAGAAAATTAGAGGAAGAATTAGAATATTTAAAGACTACTAAAAGAAAGGAAATACGTGAAAAAATTAAGCTAGCGCTTTCTTTTGGTGATTTAAGTGAGAACTCTGAGTATGATGAAGCTAAGAATGATCAAGCATTCGTCGAGGGAAGAATAGTTCAAATAGAAAATATGCTTAAAAATGCCAACGTTATTGATGAGAGCGATCTTAAAAGTGGCATTGTAGGTGTTGGTTCAAAGGTTACGGTTAAAGATTATCAGTTTGATGAGGAAATTGAATTCTCAATAGTAGGATCTGCAGAGGCTGATCCTGTAGAAAATAAAATATCGAATGAATCACCAGTTGGCAGTACTCTTATTGGTAAAAAAGTAGGAGATGAAATAGAGGTAAATGTGCCTGATGGTGTTGATAAATATAAAATATTAGCTATTAAGTAG
- the lysS gene encoding lysine--tRNA ligase codes for MSNDEKQLTKAEIKARKLEAKAAAAMNDLLKERRQKLSDLQAKGEDPFDVYKVERTHTSKQIDENYDELEGKDVTIAGRLMSKRVHGKAGFSDVFDRYGKIQLYLKIDDVGEVRLKEFKTFDIGDFVVVTGRVFKTKTGEITIHVKDFKLISKSLKPLPEKFHGLKDPDLKYRERYVDLIINQDVRETFMKRTAIIKAVREFLDNKDYLEVETPVLATIASGASARPFTTHHNALDLDMYLRIATELYLKRLIVGGFEKVYEIGKDFRNEGIDVRHNPEFTMIELYEAYADYNDMMEIVENMVAYACKKVNGTTKITYEGTELDLTPPWRRVTMVDIVKEHSGVDFNDVKTDDEAREIAKEKKLELKKELKDCTKGDILNAMFEEYGEKKLIQPTFVCDYPVEISPLTKKKRGNPAFTERFEGFVYGRELCNAYSELNDPIVQKDRFVQQAKERELGDDEAYMMDDDFINALEIGMPPTGGMGMGMDRLIMLLTDSPSIRDVILFPTMKPSNKVK; via the coding sequence ATGTCAAATGATGAAAAGCAATTGACAAAAGCAGAAATAAAGGCAAGAAAGCTTGAAGCAAAAGCTGCAGCTGCAATGAATGATCTTTTAAAGGAAAGAAGACAAAAACTTTCAGACCTTCAAGCAAAGGGGGAAGATCCTTTTGATGTATACAAGGTTGAAAGAACTCATACATCTAAACAAATTGATGAGAATTATGATGAACTTGAAGGGAAAGATGTAACTATAGCTGGAAGGCTTATGTCAAAAAGAGTTCATGGAAAAGCAGGATTTTCTGATGTATTTGATAGATATGGGAAAATACAATTATATCTTAAAATAGACGATGTAGGTGAAGTAAGATTAAAAGAGTTTAAAACTTTCGATATAGGTGATTTTGTCGTAGTAACAGGAAGAGTATTTAAGACTAAAACAGGAGAAATTACTATCCATGTAAAAGATTTTAAGCTTATTTCAAAATCTTTAAAACCTCTTCCAGAAAAGTTTCATGGACTTAAAGATCCTGATTTAAAGTATAGAGAGAGATATGTAGATTTAATAATAAACCAGGATGTAAGAGAAACATTTATGAAAAGAACAGCAATTATAAAGGCCGTAAGGGAGTTCCTTGATAACAAAGACTACTTAGAAGTTGAAACTCCAGTACTTGCAACTATAGCTAGTGGAGCATCAGCTAGACCATTTACGACTCATCATAATGCTCTTGATTTAGATATGTATCTTAGAATTGCAACTGAACTATATCTAAAAAGATTAATAGTAGGTGGCTTTGAAAAGGTATATGAAATAGGTAAGGATTTTAGAAATGAAGGAATAGATGTAAGACATAATCCTGAATTTACTATGATTGAATTATATGAAGCATATGCTGATTATAATGACATGATGGAAATTGTTGAAAACATGGTTGCTTATGCATGTAAGAAAGTAAATGGAACTACAAAGATAACTTATGAAGGAACAGAATTAGATTTAACACCACCATGGAGAAGAGTAACTATGGTAGATATAGTTAAAGAACATTCAGGTGTAGATTTTAATGATGTAAAGACTGATGATGAAGCAAGGGAAATTGCAAAGGAAAAGAAACTTGAATTAAAGAAAGAACTTAAAGATTGTACAAAGGGTGATATTCTAAATGCTATGTTTGAAGAGTATGGTGAAAAGAAACTTATACAACCTACTTTTGTTTGCGATTATCCAGTAGAAATTTCACCACTTACTAAGAAAAAGAGGGGAAATCCAGCATTCACTGAAAGATTTGAAGGCTTTGTATATGGTAGAGAATTATGCAATGCTTACTCTGAGCTAAATGATCCTATTGTTCAGAAGGACAGATTTGTGCAGCAGGCTAAGGAAAGAGAATTAGGTGATGATGAAGCTTACATGATGGATGATGACTTCATAAATGCTCTTGAAATAGGTATGCCGCCTACAGGTGGAATGGGAATGGGAATGGATAGATTAATAATGCTATTAACAGATTCACCATCTATAAGAGATGTAATATTATTCCCTACAATGAAACCAAGTAATAAAGTTAAGTAA